A portion of the Chryseobacterium shandongense genome contains these proteins:
- a CDS encoding peptidoglycan-binding protein LysM, translated as MKKQIAIAALTIGAFVLGTDSAQAQNTAATTTVNITLNDVISIDAGSTAIGNTVDFNYVTAADYNSDQTITKANSLKVTSTKNFNVKVKAGGANFMNGTNLIPVNVLTIKASAAAGTMGGTKNAVVLSAADQTLVANAPLGSALTLNLDYTIPAAKSSSSDILGKPAGTYTQTVTYTATAL; from the coding sequence ATGAAAAAGCAAATCGCAATCGCAGCCTTAACTATCGGAGCATTCGTATTAGGAACTGACTCTGCTCAGGCTCAGAACACTGCGGCAACTACCACCGTAAATATTACCCTGAACGATGTAATCTCTATCGACGCGGGTAGTACTGCAATCGGGAATACAGTTGACTTTAACTATGTTACGGCAGCAGATTATAACTCGGATCAAACTATTACTAAAGCCAACTCTTTGAAAGTGACTTCAACCAAGAATTTTAATGTTAAAGTAAAAGCGGGCGGTGCGAATTTCATGAATGGAACCAATTTAATTCCTGTCAATGTTTTGACTATCAAAGCTTCTGCAGCTGCCGGGACCATGGGCGGAACTAAAAATGCGGTTGTTTTATCGGCTGCTGACCAGACTTTAGTGGCAAATGCACCGCTTGGAAGTGCATTAACTTTGAATTTAGATTACACTATTCCAGCGGCAAAATCATCATCTTCCGATATTTTAGGAAAACCAGCCGGAACGTATACACAAACAGTAACATATACTGCAACAGCATTATAA
- a CDS encoding Abi family protein, producing MKYSDFANVITSARMNRYLLACGGNTRKAMTLYRKNLQLTQELFTILSCFEVALRNNIDSTVTHNLGNDWLRDAALPGGVFDTPRCRLTKENINDAINKLHTYSHFKLIAELGFGFWRFMFAQNQFNATGRILLRVFPSKPTSTPAIQYNNVYIFNQLAQLNDIRNRMAHHEPICFLSGNPIKDTTYARQHYNLILQLFQWMQIDEAALLYGLDHINTVCNEIDNL from the coding sequence ATGAAATACAGCGATTTTGCTAATGTAATTACTAGTGCCCGAATGAATCGTTATTTATTAGCATGCGGTGGGAATACTCGTAAAGCCATGACACTTTATAGAAAAAATTTACAACTCACTCAAGAACTTTTTACAATTTTGAGTTGTTTTGAAGTAGCCTTAAGAAATAATATAGATTCTACTGTTACACACAATCTAGGAAACGATTGGCTAAGAGATGCGGCATTACCAGGCGGAGTATTTGATACTCCGAGATGCCGTTTAACAAAGGAAAATATTAATGATGCTATCAATAAATTGCATACTTATAGTCATTTTAAGTTAATAGCAGAACTGGGATTTGGGTTTTGGCGTTTTATGTTTGCCCAAAATCAATTTAATGCGACAGGGCGAATATTATTACGAGTATTTCCTTCAAAACCAACATCAACACCTGCTATACAATATAATAATGTTTATATATTTAACCAGCTGGCTCAACTGAATGATATCAGAAATAGAATGGCGCATCATGAACCTATTTGCTTTTTATCGGGAAACCCTATAAAAGACACAACATATGCGCGACAACATTATAATTTGATATTACAACTTTTCCAGTGGATGCAAATTGATGAAGCCGCTTTGCTTTATGGTTTAGATCATATAAACACTGTTTGCAATGAAATTGACAATTTATAG
- a CDS encoding Abi family protein, translated as MAGKTPITITDQIQLLQSRDMLFRDVTNAPHFLANISYYRLKGYWWEMQDDKVNHHFEPNSYFENVIDLYNFDRHFRLIVFNAIERIEVALRTKLIYYLSLQYGEYWYSDQTIFTNKIHHADFLSKLSREMRSSSEEFMKSHYKNHKNDYPEVWKALEVVTMGSLSKIYDNLRHQLPEKAKIANEFGLNSSADFSSWLRSITLIRNIVAHHSRLWNRVIITQYSWPKNMETILLDFTPTTNHLKKIFPLLAGMIFLNDTISPGHSLRKELVDLIQQFPNIPYYRMGFPPHWQNQPIFSNHL; from the coding sequence ATGGCAGGTAAAACTCCTATAACTATTACAGATCAAATTCAATTATTGCAAAGCCGCGATATGTTATTTCGAGACGTTACTAACGCACCTCATTTTTTAGCGAATATTTCTTATTATCGTCTAAAGGGCTATTGGTGGGAGATGCAAGATGATAAAGTCAATCACCATTTTGAACCTAATTCATACTTTGAAAATGTTATCGATTTATATAATTTCGATCGCCATTTTAGATTAATTGTTTTCAATGCTATAGAACGGATAGAAGTTGCATTACGTACCAAATTGATATATTATCTATCACTTCAATATGGTGAATATTGGTATAGTGATCAGACCATTTTTACAAATAAAATTCATCACGCAGATTTTCTTTCTAAATTAAGTAGAGAGATGAGATCTAGCAGTGAAGAATTTATGAAGTCACATTACAAAAACCATAAAAATGACTATCCTGAAGTATGGAAAGCATTGGAGGTAGTTACAATGGGTAGTTTGTCAAAAATATATGATAATCTTAGGCACCAACTACCTGAAAAAGCTAAAATAGCTAATGAATTTGGATTAAATAGTTCAGCTGATTTTTCTAGCTGGTTACGTTCAATTACGTTAATTCGTAACATTGTTGCGCATCACAGCAGATTGTGGAATAGAGTAATTATTACGCAATATTCCTGGCCAAAAAACATGGAAACTATATTGCTAGACTTTACACCGACAACTAACCATTTAAAAAAAATATTTCCCCTATTAGCAGGAATGATTTTTTTAAATGATACGATATCACCAGGTCATTCATTAAGGAAGGAATTAGTAGATTTGATCCAACAATTTCCCAATATTCCTTACTATAGAATGGGATTTCCACCACATTGGCAAAACCAGCCAATATTTAGTAATCATCTGTAG